One stretch of Zea mays cultivar B73 unplaced genomic scaffold, Zm-B73-REFERENCE-NAM-5.0 scaffold_33, whole genome shotgun sequence DNA includes these proteins:
- the LOC118474762 gene encoding 30S ribosomal protein S7, chloroplastic — MSRRGTAEKRTAKSDPIFRNRLVNMVVNRIMKDGKKSLAYQILYRAVKKIQQKTETNPLLVLRQAIRRVTPNIGVKTRRNKKGSTRKVPIEIGSKQGRALAIRWLLEASQKRPGRNMAFKLSSELVDAAKGSGGAIRKKEATHRMAEANRALAHFR; from the coding sequence ATGTCACGTCGAGGTACTGCAGAAAAAAGAACCGCAAAATCCGATCCAATTTTTCGTAATCGATTAGTTAACATGGTGGTTAACCGTATTATGAAAGACGGAAAAAAATCATTGGCTTATCAAATTCTCTATCGAGCCGTGAAAAAGATTCAACAAAAGACAGAAACAAATCCACTATTGGTTTTACGTCAAGCAATACGTAGAGTAACTCCCAATATAGGAGTAAAAACAAGACGTAATAAAAAAGGATCGACGCGGAAAGTTCCGATTGAAATAGGATCTAAACAAGGAAGAGCACTTGCCATTCGTTGGTTATTAGAAGCATCCCAAAAGCGTCCGGGTCGAAATATGGCTTTCAAATTAAGTTCCGAATTAGTAGATGCTGCCAAAGGGAGTGGGGGTGCCATACGCAAAAAGGAAGCGACTCATAGAATGGCAGAGGCAAATAGAGCTCTTGCACATTTTCGTTAA
- the LOC118474759 gene encoding NAD(P)H-quinone oxidoreductase subunit 2 A, chloroplastic: MILGNLLAITQTSMKRMLAYSSIGQIGYVIIGIIVGDSNDGYASMITYMLFYISMNLGTFACIVLFGLRTGTDNIRDYAGLYTKDPFLALSLALCLLSLGGLPPLAGFFGKLYLFWCGWQAGLYFLVSIGLLTSVLSIYYYLKIIKLLMTGRNQEITPYVRNYRRSPLRSNNSIELSMTVCVIASTIPGISMNPILAIAQDTLF; the protein is encoded by the coding sequence ATGATATTGGGGAATCTCCTTGCTATTACTCAAACAAGCATGAAACGTATGCTTGCATATTCGTCCATAGGGCAAATCGGATATGTAATTATTGGAATAATTGTTGGAGACTCAAATGATGGATATGCAAGCATGATAACTTATATGCTGTTCTATATCTCCATGAATCTAGGAACTTTTGCTTGCATTGTATTATTTGGTCTACGTACCGGAACTGATAACATTCGAGATTATGCAGGATTATACACGAAAGATCCTTTTTTGGCTCTCTCTTTAGCCCTATGTCTCTTATCCCTAGGAGGCCTTCCTCCACTAGCAGGTTTCTTCGGAAAACTCTATCTATTCTGGTGTGGATGGCAAGCAGGCCTATATTTCTTGGTTTCAATAGGACTCCTTACGAGCGTTCTTTCTATCTACTATTATCTAAAAATAATCAAGTTATTAATGACTGGACGAAACCAAGAAATAACCCCTTATGTGCGAAATTATAGAAGATCCCCTTTAAGATCAAACAATTCCATCGAATTGAGTATGACTGTATGTGTGATAGCATCTACTATACCAGGAATATCAATGAACcccattcttgcaattgctcaggATACCCTCTTTTAG